Proteins from a single region of Esox lucius isolate fEsoLuc1 chromosome 13, fEsoLuc1.pri, whole genome shotgun sequence:
- the LOC105025403 gene encoding perforin-1 codes for MASSSLLWCLLVTCVLAVVQIYGEERMVLKVFNLRATKLNSGMFQTPDAYVKVFMGSAYGGKTVVRNDNTDPWWGEDFAFFNARVNNALKLEVYDSDMVFDDLLGTCERAIKNGTFQHSCNLNEGGTLHYSYTLGPTQKNLEDFEALE; via the exons AtggcctcctcctctcttttgTGGTGTCTGCTGGTTACATGTGTTCTGGCTGTGGTACAGATCTATGGAGAAGAACGTATGGTCCTCAAGGTGTTCAACCTCCGTGCCACGAAATTAAACAGTGGCATGTTCCAGACTCCGGATGCCTATGTCAAG GTGTTTATGGGGTCTGCATACGGTGGGAAAACGGTGGTAAGAAATGACAACACTGACCCGTGGTGGGGTGAGGACTTTGCCTTCTTTAACGCGCGTGTGAACAATGCTCTGAAACTGGAGGTGTACGACAGCGACATGGTCTTCGACGACCTGCTGGGGACATGTGAGCGAGCCATCAAGAACGGAACCTTCCAGCACAGCTGCAATCTCAATGAGGGAGGGACTTTGCACTACTCCTACACTCTAGGGCCCACACAGAAGAACTTAGAGGACTTTGAGGCACTTGAGTAG